The Apium graveolens cultivar Ventura chromosome 3, ASM990537v1, whole genome shotgun sequence sequence GTCTTATTATGGTTGCTTAATGAATTATTGGTTTATCTTTGTCAATTAAGAAGCACTAAAACAGCTGTTTCACTAATATTGTGGTTTCATTAAAGCTAAATACTTGTCGCCTACAACTACCGAATCTCAAATTACTTAAAAGGTGATCACGTATATACTTTTTTAAGATATTTTTACTAAAAActtctgtatatttatttttgcAGCAAATGAGATTTTATATCTTGTCTCCCCCCCCACCGCACCCCTCCTTACACAGTGGCATATCAAAATTTATCTGAATTAATTAAATGTATTTTGCCTGGGCAATTGATATAGGCAGGCAAATTAAAGAGGAATATGTCAAGACTATAAAAACTGTATAATGACAAAACggttttatcagaagatattctTATAGAATTTCCTTGTTATTGCTGTGATTTTCATTTCCCGATGACCTCCAGAATGTAATTATATAAATCATATACATACTCTAAGTAGATGCAGATCTTACTACTAATTGTTGATAGAATGTAAATCTTGTTGTCCTGCAGCCAAGGTTACAGACTCTCTTTGCCTATTCCTTGTTGACATGAATCGTGAAGAGCATACACTAGTTTTAAGGAATGCCAGCTTGAGGGCTATATCTGCATTGTTTGAGGTAGTATTTCCATTACAATCTAACTATCGTATACGATGTTCTCCTGTCTTTTCTTCTAATTACTCATGAACATTGTTATTTAACCTAACATCACGTGTTACTCATTCAGATATATTAACCTAATTAGGTAACGTAGCTTGTCATTAACCTACCGTACTAATTTCTATCAAGACAAGTGGATTATTCTAATGGGTTTATTGCACTTTGATGGTCTGAATTCCTCGCATTATCTGCTTTTCTACTTTGCCGAtgtataaattaattaatcatgCTAAAAAAACAATGCACAATTTGGATGAGTAACTATATAGGATGGAAAAAATTTGTGTCCCAAATCATAATCAATGACACATTTTGCTTATGTGTTTTGTATAATATTTAAGATGTCATGCACAGAACAAATATAACTTACGCACACAAACACACACGGTGAAAAGTGCAACTCATACGCATACTATTGTAAAATTCATTAGTCTTTTAAACTCTATTGTGCAACATGTGTTGCCTTAGGTGTAAAATATCAACCGTAATGAGCATTCCGTTTtattcttcttttctttttcaccGTTTCAGTCAGTTTCCATCTCAAGATCATGTAAGTTTAATCCAATATCAGTATTGAAAGATTTCAACCAAAACGGatttttttttgcatttttcGCCAAGGCCTTTGTTAATGCAAttgtttaatatattttttttggtTTATCCTTATCTATATCATGATTTTTAATTCAGTGTGACAAAATATTAGTCTTTTCTATTATGCAGGCTGATCACCCCGTTCTGGCAGATGCAATCGATCATATTCTTAAAAAGAATATGATTGCATTTTTCTTAGGGTCGATGGAAAATGCTGATTTACATTCGCAGTGGGTAAGTTCTGCGACAACTTTTGACTGTTAGGATCTGATCTTAGTTTTCTGCTGCAAAAGTGTGTACAGTTTGTGCACATCACCATATAATTAATTTTATGAATCTTAAAAATCTGGAAACAACTCTTGCAGAGGGACTGATAAACATATGTAAATtactaaaaaaaataattttgcTGCAAAGTAATGTGTATCTAACTTGTTGTGGGAATTTTGAAGGTAATGGAAGCTGATTAGAGTTTAGTTGATTACTTCCGGTTCTTTCAGTTCTTCCTCTAATGTCATATGATGAGATTTTTGTGACCTATTAAGTTTATTGTGTACAATAATCCCTATTAAATTACACACATAAAAGCTATCAGTTGGAAAGATATTAGTTGTAGGGGTATCTATTATATGTATTAGCTTAAAATTGGCACTATAAGTATTATTCATGCAATGCTCGTATTACAACATCAAGTAATCTTCCAACTAACCATGTTTTTAACATTTTAGAATCTTTATGTGCATTTATTTGGTATAGACGGCAACGTTCATCGTGTCAAAGATTTTGATGACTGAAGAGGGTCTCAGCTACATAAGCGCTGAGGCAGAACCATGCTTTAGGGTGATACGTGCATATGCAGCTGTGCTTGAGACCCTGGATTTTACATCTCCTATACATCTACTGAATGATATCATTCAGAGCTATCTTCGAATGCTAGATGAACCGAGGTTAGTTAAATTTTAGCTCCCATTTACGTCAAATCTATGATGGCCTTAATTGACTCATGAATATGAAATGCAGAGCCCGTGATGCACTCAAGCACCACCTTCCTTTGAAACTAGGGACTCCTATATTCGCAGCAGCTGTAGCTGTAAGTTCACCCATTTCTCCCAATTCAAAATCGTATTCTAATCATGGTTTGTCGTTTTTTAGCCATTACATTTTTGTCGTAAATTTTTAATGCATTATTCTGGATTTTGCAGCGTGATGCCGGAACAGCACAGAAATTGGAGCTACTACTCCACACAATGTCCGAAATACAGCGGGATGAGTTTGCACCATATAATAACCATCTACAAGCACCGTCCAGTAGACTCCGTATGATAGCTTAGCCTGCCTGAGGACAATCTCTTTGTTTACAACGTAGAGATGTTTTATCATTTTATCAAAACTTCTGTTAAATTTTTATCTTACTTCCTTTCTGGGGGTAACTTTTCTTTGAATTGATCTTAAGTTTGTGCCTTATGGATGGGCATATTTCTGTGGTATTGTTTTATGCGAAAAATGGGCTGAGGATGACCTCAAGCAACTCTCCTAATGTTATAAGGTTCTTCGATACATtttaatgacatttttgtaaatgtcaaatttttattcagaatTTATAAATTTACTCTCGTCCATTTATACGAGAAAATATTCTAATCTCGGGCTACTACCTGAGATCATCCACCGGTACATGATTCTCttattttattgattttattaaatgtataattggATCACAATTTACACAAAAAAACATGTTTATTTCGAAATTTTGCTCAAATGCTAAACAGTTCATCCTCGAAAAAATCTAGTTAGAACTTAATTATTTTTAGTGTAAAAAACATAACATTACTGCCagctaaattttataaattcaaCTGTTAGTGATTTACCGGTGATTCTAGGACAAAAAACAAAAAGCTAATCTTTCTAAATTTTACTTTTTGAACGTAAAAATATAATAAGATAAGTGAGTTTTAACCTTTTATTCTCAAATAAAGATTTCAAAAGAATTTATTTATGTATTTAATTTAAGTTATGCTAAAAGCACTTCAAAGGAATGTTGAAATTGTTGCTACTAACACTTCTCAAGTCAattcaataatataataattcgagaataaattatataaataattaaataataacaacaaagttgagaatattaaaacGCACACAAAAGACAAGTCAAAAATCaatttacaattcatcacatttCTCTATCAACAAGTCATATATACACCCACTTCTCATCTCTATCCATCTGcataatctctctctctctctctctctctctctctctctctgtctaaAAACACAAATTTTCGTGTCTAATTTCCTCTAAATTCGTTCAATTTCACATCTCCCAGCTAAGTATACCCACAACCCATTTACCATGGCATCCGGATCTTCGTCGGGTCGGAACAATTCGGGTCCGAAAGGCTACGATTTCGCTTCCGATGACATTCTTTGCTCTTATGAAGATTATTCTAATCAAGAAAACTCTAACGGCGTCCACTCCTCCGATCCTGTTGGCGCCAATTCTTCCAAGGtcaaaccctaattttttttttaatttttttggtcAAGACTTGATTtttaattagggttttgattgaTTATTGTAATTGATGTGTGTTTTGAAGTGGGGTCTTGTTATAAATTGTTTTTGTGATCTTGATTTTTGTGGGTTTGGTTTGAATTGTTGGTTGATTGACTTTTGTATGGTGAATTTTAGCTGATTGGAGATTAGGGGTTTGATTTAATATGTGAAGGTTTTAGTCTTGACTTGATTTTTCGAAGGTGTCTGAGAATTGTTTCGGGTTGATAAGACGGTGTGAAGATAGAATAGGTCGAAAGCTTGTTGGTGTACTTATCTTTTTGTTTGTAATGAAATGGTGGTGCTTAATATTATCGAGTCTTTGACTATGTGTTGGATGTTTGATTATTTGGTAAAGTTTCTAGTCTTGTCTTGGATTTTTCGAAAGTGTCCTTATATTGTTTCTGGTTGATTGGTGAGAAAATAGTATAGGTGGAGAGCTTGTCGGTGTgcttttattttgttttttgaAATGGTGTTTGGTAGTAGAGTGTAGAGGGTTTGTTACTGTACGTTGGCTGTTTGATTATTTAGTATGACCTTATTTTTGTATTGTTCGATACATGATTATCTAACTATTATGTTGTGTTGTGAAGTGCGGACTTGACTTATTTGGATATGTTGATTATGTGTTTGTTTTTGGTTTAAATGAGTTGATTTGGCTGGATTCTCGCTGATTCTGTCTCGTATATGTTTTGGTTTTATTGGTAGCTGATTTCGCGATTATTTGTAAGATCAATTTATGCTTGTTTGAACCTGTATAAAGATGAACTAGTAGAACTGTCCAATTGATTGATTAAAGACTTTTGAATATTCATTTTCATGTACAAAATTACTTTGCTAGTTGACTCTTTGTATATATGGTTATTATTTACTATGTTAAAACTTGCAAAAAGATTTATTGGTACAAGTTGGTTTATATAAGTTTATGCTCAGTTGCTCCCGATTCTCTGGATGGACAAGTTTTAACCCGTACTCGAAACATTAATTACCATAAAATAAGGACAGTTATTTATGCCAACATGTGGATGCCtatttaaaattttcatttaGTTATTATGGTTCTCTTCACTCTTGTTAATTTGAGTCTTGAGAGGGATAAAATTGTGTTTGATATGTCTGTTCTCTTTTGTTATCAGCTAAGTGCTTGAAACGCTATAAATTTACCTCAGTTCCACGGGACAGTGAGCCTCAATCTTCATTCATCCCCATACGCACtttctttttatttcattttgGACGGGACACTTAATGTTTTTAAGAGACAGTCCCTTCTGTTTATCTGTATTATTAGTGCACTGCCAATTATAATACTTAAACTAACTGTTGCTATAATGTTGAAGCAGGAATTTCACAAAAGTAGGATGGCAAAATCAGCTGTGTATCCTGCCTCATCTTACAGTCCTCCAGAAGAATCTATCAACCAAGATGTTATTGCAACTGTTGAATTGACTATGAAAAAGTATGCTGACAATTTGATGCGTTTTTTGGAGGGGATTAGTTCAAGACTATCCCAACTGGAACTATACTGTTACAATCTTGATAAATCTATTGGTGAAATGCGCTCTGAGTTAGCTCGTGATAATGGGGAGGCAGATTCAAAGCTCAAATTTCTTGAGAAGCATCTCCAAGAGGTATTTTGTAGTTTTTTCATATGTGAAGTGATACTATATAATATTTTCAGCAAGATCTCATGAATTATGTTATATTGTTTTTGTTCCTCTATTTATTACTGCACTGTCAAGGTATTGCTGTATAGGGTGCATAGGTTTCAACTGTAAGCAATCTTCTGTAGTTCTTATTATTTGAGTTGTGATGATGTCCTATTATGTGCTTCCTTTTTTTGTTCTCTAGATGATTTAAATGGTTCAATTTTCTAAGATTCTTTAAAGAAGACTTGTAACTGTTGTCATTGCAGGTGCACAGGTCAGTACAGATCCTAAGAGACAAACAGGAGCTTGCTGAAACCCAGAAAGAGCTTGCAAAGATTCAGCTTGCACAGAAAGAGTCCAATTCTGCAACCCATTCCCAGCAGGGAGAGGAACGAGCTTCTCCGCCCGCTTCTGACCCCAAGAAGAACGAAAATTCATCAGATGCCCATAACCAACAACTAGCTCTTGCTTTACCCAGTCAATTGCCTCCACAACCTGCAGTTCCCTCTAGACCTGTGGAGCATCACCAGCAGCCCATGCCACCACAGCCACCTCAAAATGTGACCCCAGCACAGGGTTATTATTTACCTTCAGTGCAGTTATCAAATTTGCCATCTTCAATGCAACCATCTCATGGTCAATATATGCCATCTAATACTCAGTATCAAACTCAACCACAACCTGCACAATCTCAAGTTAATCAAACACCACAGAATCACTCTTTACCTCAGTACCAGCAGCAGTGGTCCCAACAGATAACCCAGCAAGGTCCACAACAGCAACAACAAACATCCATGCAGCCTCAGGTTAGGCCAACATCTCCCGCCGTTTATCCCCCTCATTATATGCCCAGTCAAGGAGCAACCCCCCCTCCTGAGACCCTTCCGAACAGCATGTCGATGCAAATGCCATATTCAGGAATGCCTCAACCTGTTCCAAGCCGTGCAGATGTTATGCCTTACGGCTATGGTGGTGTTAGTAGACCAGCTCAGCCGCAACCTCAGCCTCAGCCTCAGCCTCAGCCTCCACATCAGCATCTGAAGGCATCTTTTGGAGCACCAGGAGATGGGTATAATGCTTCTGGACCACACCAAAATCTCCCCGCTGGAAATGCGTATATGATGTACGAAACTGAGGGAGGAAGGCCGCAACATCTTAGCCAGCCTCATTTCCCACAACAAGGTGGTTATTCTCAGAATCAGCAACCTCATAGCAGCAGCAATATGATGCCTCGCCCCCCACAATTTATGCGCAACCATCCCTACAACGAACTGGTTGAGAAATTGGTGAGCATGGGATATAGAGGAGAGCATGTGGCGAGTGTAATTCAGAGGCTAGAGGAAAGTGGCCAGACTGTTGATTTCAACGCTGTGCTCGACAGGTTGAACGTGCATCCTTCTGGGGGTTCTCAGACAGGATGGTCTGGGTAAGTAAACAGTATTCCTACTTTTATTTGGCTGGTTGCGGAAACAATTATGACGTCTTTTTAGTCTATGTATGCTGTTAAGAATAAAGTTGATGTAATTGGCACAGTGTTTGGTACATATTTATTTGGAAGAGGAATTGTTTGGatatttaagaaattaattagTATAACTCTATGGCGTTTATAAATTGAAATGTGGTATGATTTGTTTCAAGGTGGGATGGTCTTATAGCCTAGAAAGACATAAGTTACACTAAATGTTACTGTATGGTTTTATTGTGTTCTTGTTAtctgaattttaaaaaaatgtttactCCCTGCACCATGTACTGGCCTCTAAGAAAAAGTGCAGTATCAAACGAATAAATTTGTGTTATAGGGTAACAATTGTGATTCAGATCATGACCTGCTAAAAAATATTGAACATATTTGAAGCTAGATTGGGAAGGTGATACTCTTGTGATGATTAAAATAGTTAAACACTCATTTGTCAAATTATTTTATGGAGAACTGCAACTCTGCAAGTAGAAGGGTGCTTACTTTTTTTTATAGATTCATTGTGTACAGGCAAAAGTAGGACACACATGGGTGAAATTAGTTCAGGTAACCGTATCCGTTACCAAAATTTTTACCAAATAACGTAATATGTGAAAATAATTTTCCCCGTTTCGTTATTAAAAACTCCTTTCGTTATGAAATACAGAAACAGAAGTGTGATTATACTCGTAATTGGTCGTAGTACCCTATCTTTTTGTGATTGAAAAAATTAAAATTGCATTGcgaaaaaatatttattaattaaaattatgtaCTTAGGCTATGTTTGTTTTATATCATTAAGTATAATATAagattataatcctttaaatttttcaatctcatactttttttataaaaaaattattgaaatGTTATGCAAGGATTATAATTTTCTAAATTATGCTATGTCATTTTGTTCTATTAGAATAGAATATATGATTATAATCTCTTTTAATACTTGATGGAAGGAGTTattattttatcgtttttaacAAAATTTTTATAAAGGATTACAATCTTGTGTAAAATAAACATACATGAAAAATGTAAAGGATTATAGTTGTATTCTAATAACTATCCCTCAAAACAaatatttgataatttttttaaagattATAGTTCAATTTTAAACTTACGGCTtccaaataaaaatataatatatttaatcCATAAGATTAATAGCGATAGGATTAATAAAAATGTGATTAGTTATCCCGTAGTATAATCCCTTAAAACAAATATGGACTTACAGTATAACGAAGGTTCTCGTACACGATTTGTATGGAAATTGCCAGCATTAGGTCTACGAAGACTTAAAATGTAATGGCAAGAGGTTGAGTGGGCGTTAAGGAGATGTCATTGACATTTAGATGGTGAAATTGAGATCTCATAGTCTTTGCCAAGTAGCTTCTTGTTTTTTTATGTTTGCGTTCAATTAAAATTCTGAGTTCCTTTACTCGGTCGATGCCTCCCAATTAGCTATGAAAGTTAACAATATTGGTTTGAATATTACTCCTGGTCCTGGATAATAAAATTAAATCTTACTCCTCCGTTTCattataattattttcactttCCGCAAGAGTTAGTTCAGTTGGTTAAAGATTGGATAACTATTCTCTTGGTCATATATTCGAATCTCAAGGGAGGacaatttatgattatgcctcatgaGTTATAGTCTGTCGCTTAAATGTGGTTTATCTTGATTCATGTGGTTTGCTATTACGTGA is a genomic window containing:
- the LOC141713811 gene encoding cell differentiation protein rcd1-like encodes the protein MGILLWHSYKGVTILVEEVKSTARKLFSKNFTTTDVIRACQAITLLQCLASQRETKQVFLTAKVTDSLCLFLVDMNREEHTLVLRNASLRAISALFEADHPVLADAIDHILKKNMIAFFLGSMENADLHSQWTATFIVSKILMTEEGLSYISAEAEPCFRVIRAYAAVLETLDFTSPIHLLNDIIQSYLRMLDEPRARDALKHHLPLKLGTPIFAAAVARDAGTAQKLELLLHTMSEIQRDEFAPYNNHLQAPSSRLRMIA
- the LOC141711556 gene encoding uncharacterized protein LOC141711556, which produces MASGSSSGRNNSGPKGYDFASDDILCSYEDYSNQENSNGVHSSDPVGANSSKEFHKSRMAKSAVYPASSYSPPEESINQDVIATVELTMKKYADNLMRFLEGISSRLSQLELYCYNLDKSIGEMRSELARDNGEADSKLKFLEKHLQEVHRSVQILRDKQELAETQKELAKIQLAQKESNSATHSQQGEERASPPASDPKKNENSSDAHNQQLALALPSQLPPQPAVPSRPVEHHQQPMPPQPPQNVTPAQGYYLPSVQLSNLPSSMQPSHGQYMPSNTQYQTQPQPAQSQVNQTPQNHSLPQYQQQWSQQITQQGPQQQQQTSMQPQVRPTSPAVYPPHYMPSQGATPPPETLPNSMSMQMPYSGMPQPVPSRADVMPYGYGGVSRPAQPQPQPQPQPQPPHQHLKASFGAPGDGYNASGPHQNLPAGNAYMMYETEGGRPQHLSQPHFPQQGGYSQNQQPHSSSNMMPRPPQFMRNHPYNELVEKLVSMGYRGEHVASVIQRLEESGQTVDFNAVLDRLNVHPSGGSQTGWSG